The following coding sequences are from one Mycolicibacterium aichiense window:
- a CDS encoding antitoxin: MGFLDKALGKTKEVLGENADKVGQAIDKAGDIIDQKTQGKYSSTVDKVQDAANNYVESNRTDKGDEPS; encoded by the coding sequence TGGGATTCCTCGACAAAGCCCTCGGCAAGACCAAGGAAGTCTTGGGTGAGAATGCCGACAAAGTGGGCCAGGCCATCGACAAGGCCGGCGACATCATCGACCAAAAGACGCAGGGCAAGTACTCCAGCACCGTAGACAAGGTGCAGGATGCCGCCAACAACTACGTCGAGTCCAACCGCACCGACAAAGGCGACGAACCAAGCTGA
- a CDS encoding SRPBCC family protein, producing MAKLSVSVDVPLPPEQAWQHASDLSRYKDWLTIHRVWRSKLPETLEKGTVVESIVEVKGMPNRVKWEIVHFKAPEAMTLNGAGVGGVKVKLIGKVRPNDKDANTSVVTMDVHLGGAALFGPIGMVVAGALKGDIKESLDRFVAVFSPS from the coding sequence ATGGCGAAACTCTCTGTATCCGTAGATGTTCCATTACCGCCCGAGCAGGCGTGGCAGCACGCCTCGGACCTGTCGCGCTACAAGGACTGGCTGACCATCCACCGGGTGTGGCGCTCCAAGCTGCCCGAGACCCTCGAAAAGGGCACCGTCGTGGAGTCCATCGTCGAGGTCAAGGGCATGCCCAACCGGGTGAAGTGGGAGATCGTCCACTTCAAGGCGCCGGAAGCCATGACACTCAACGGCGCCGGTGTGGGTGGGGTCAAGGTCAAGCTGATCGGCAAGGTGCGGCCGAATGATAAGGACGCCAACACCTCGGTGGTGACCATGGATGTCCACCTGGGCGGCGCGGCACTGTTCGGCCCGATCGGCATGGTCGTGGCCGGCGCGCTGAAGGGCGACATCAAGGAGTCGCTGGACCGCTTCGTCGCGGTCTTTAGTCCGTCCTAG
- a CDS encoding three-helix bundle dimerization domain-containing protein: MSGVERAEEQRQIDQVVSRLTESFPYVPDHIITETVDSTYRRFDDARIREFVPLFVERSCRATFVLQPAVEISV; the protein is encoded by the coding sequence ATGTCCGGCGTGGAACGTGCTGAAGAGCAGCGCCAGATCGATCAGGTGGTCAGCCGCCTGACCGAATCGTTCCCGTACGTGCCGGACCACATCATCACCGAGACGGTGGACAGCACCTATCGCCGGTTCGACGACGCCAGGATCCGGGAGTTCGTGCCGCTGTTCGTCGAACGGTCCTGCCGCGCGACGTTCGTCCTGCAACCCGCCGTCGAGATCTCGGTCTGA
- a CDS encoding response regulator: MLKVFLVDDHEVVRRGLADLLSADPELTVVGEAATVAEALARIPAAAPDVAVLDVRLPDGSGIDLCRDLLAANDDLRCLILTAFTDEQSMLDAILAGASGYVVKDIRGMALAEAIKTVGSGKSLLDNRAAAALMSRLRRDTEQDERLRDLSSTERTLLQLLGEGLTNREIGQRMFLAEKTVKNYVSRLLLKLGFAGRTQAALFAAENLRRHESGPVVTP; encoded by the coding sequence GTGCTCAAGGTGTTCCTGGTCGACGACCACGAAGTCGTGCGCCGCGGTCTGGCAGATCTTCTCAGCGCCGATCCCGAACTGACGGTGGTCGGCGAGGCGGCGACGGTGGCCGAAGCGCTGGCCCGGATCCCGGCCGCCGCACCCGACGTCGCGGTGCTCGACGTCCGGTTGCCCGACGGCAGCGGGATCGACCTGTGCCGGGATCTGCTGGCTGCCAACGACGACCTGCGGTGCCTCATCCTGACGGCGTTCACCGACGAACAGTCCATGCTCGACGCGATCCTTGCCGGTGCCAGCGGCTACGTGGTCAAGGATATCCGCGGGATGGCGCTGGCCGAGGCGATCAAGACCGTGGGAAGCGGAAAGTCGTTGTTGGACAACCGCGCCGCGGCCGCCCTGATGTCACGGCTGCGCAGGGACACCGAGCAGGACGAGCGGTTACGGGACTTGTCGTCCACCGAACGCACACTGCTGCAACTGTTGGGCGAGGGCCTGACCAATCGGGAGATCGGCCAGCGGATGTTCCTGGCCGAGAAGACCGTGAAGAACTACGTGTCGCGGCTGCTGCTCAAGCTCGGCTTCGCCGGGCGCACCCAGGCCGCGTTGTTCGCCGCCGAGAACCTGCGCCGCCATGAGAGCGGCCCGGTGGTGACGCCGTAG